A window of Salmo trutta chromosome 5, fSalTru1.1, whole genome shotgun sequence contains these coding sequences:
- the LOC115194335 gene encoding uncharacterized protein LOC115194335, translating into MMIIYWTIFLFYANLGCALNNNAIQPDPLIVTQQGQSVSLTCFCQSNLLVRVSWFKQTVGQKPLLMASSYYRTKNSFYFNNFNKYFNETKRLSVERSDDSFNLTISKTESRDSATYYCGTMEVGELKFGEGTVLIVKDSGSNSMSVLQQPVSESVQPGDSVTLNCTIHTETCAGEYSVYWFRHGSGESHPGIIYTHGDRSDQCEKSPEAVSPTQSCVYNLPKRNLSLSDAGTYYCAVASCGEILFGKGTKLDYGCKEDHVLLVYCLGVALALCVILIIVLACVLYKMTKKTSLLCSGTHPQPSGPVVPSSHNQDQEDDDTLPSVHYAALNVIHKKPKTQRQRSAIESDTVYSGVRC; encoded by the exons ATGATGATTATATATTGGACAATCTTTTTGTTTTACGCCAATTTGG GTTGTGCACTTAACAACAATGCAATCCAACCAGACCCTTTGATAGTTACACAACAGGGACAAAGTGTATCTCTCACTTGCTTTTGTCAATCTAATTTGTTGGTCAGAGTCTCTTGGTTCAAGCAAACTGTTGGACAGAAGCCTCTTCTCATGGCATCATCATATTATCGCACTAAAAATAGTTTTTATTTCAACAATTTTAACAAGTACTTTAATGAGACTAAACGCTTGAGTGTGGAGAGAAGTGATGACAGCTTTAACCTGACCATCTCCAAGACAGAGTCAAGGGACTCAGCTACATACTACTGTGGTACTATGGAAGTGGGCGAACTCAAATTTGGAGAAGGAACTGTTTTAATTGTCAAAG ATTCAGGGTCCAACAGCATGTCTGTTCTCCAGCAACCTGTGTCTGAGTCAGTTCAGCCAGGAGACTCTGTGACTCTGAACTGTACAATACACACTGAGACCTGTGCAGGAGAATACAGTGTCTATTGGTTCAGACATGGCTCAGGAGAATCCCATCCAGGAATCATTTACACCCATGGAGACAGGAGTGATCAGTGTGAGAAGAGCCCTGAGGCTGTGTCTCCTACACAGAGCTGTGTCTACAACCTCCCCAAGAGGAACCTCAGCCTCTCTGATGCTGGGACTTACTACTGTGCTGTAGCCTCATGTGGGGAGATACTATTTGGAAAAGGGACCAAGCTGGACT ATGGTTGTAAGGAGGACCATGTCCTCTTGGTGTACTGTCTGGGTGTAGCGTTGGCTCTTTGTGTCATCCTCATCATTGTCCTTGCTTGTGTTTTGTATAAGATGACCAAGAAAACCTCTCTGCTGTGCAGCG GAACACATCCTCAGCCAAGTGGTCCGGTGGTCCCCAGTTCTCATAACCAG GATCAAGAAGACGATGACACACTCCCGTCGGTCCATTACGCTGCTCTGAATGTCATCCACAAGAAGCCAAAGACCCAGAGACAGAGGAGCGCTATAGAGAGTGACACTGTTTACTCTGGGGTGAGGTGCTAA
- the LOC115194337 gene encoding uncharacterized protein LOC115194337 gives MTTLKMITLCLIFPHLVEMVHVLAGTESSSIRQESGLMSANVGDTLVLHCFHESDMAVLFSWYKQTLGDKLQLFSTVNKYDRNATFYHEFKDNPRFSVENGQEKNHLRISDMQLSDSGTYYCGSSYSNKMEFGEGAILIVKASGSRNMTVLQQSVSETVQPGDSVTLNCTIHTETCAGEHSVYWFRHGSGESHPGIIYTHGDRNDQCENSPEAGSPTQSCVYNLPKRNLSLSDAGTYYCAVASCGQILFGKGTKLDIEGHRADPLLLVYCLGVALALLFILIIVLACIMYKMYKRKCRGKLLKTRGPTVSQSDAGAQDGDSLHYVALNLSNNKNRSRRQRNTMEEETVYSGIRQ, from the exons ATGACAACTTTAAAGATGATCACACTGTGTCTGATATTTCCACATCTCGTAGAGATGG TTCATGTGCTAGCTGGAACTGAGTCTTCATCCATACGTCAAGAGAGTGGTCTCATGTCAGCCAACGTTGGAGACACACTGGTTTTGCACTGCTTTCATGAAAGTGACATGGCAGTATTGTTCTCTTGGTACAAGCAAACCTTGGGAGATAAACTTCAGCTCTTCTCAACTGTCAATAAGTATGACAGGAATGCAACATTCTACCATGAGTTTAAGGATAACCCTCGCTTCTCAGTGGAAAATGGCCAAGAAAAGAATCACCTAAGGATCTCAGACATGCAGCTGTCAGATTCAGGCACTTACTACTGTGGGAGCTCTTACAGCAATAAGATGGAGTTTGGAGAAGGAGCCATTCTCATTGTAAAAG CTTCAGGGTCCAGAAACATGACTGTGCTCCAGCAATCTGTGTCCGAGACGGTCCAGCCAGGAGACTCTGTGACTCTGAACTGTACAATACACACTGAGACCTGTGCAGGAGAACACAGTGTCTATTGGTTCAGACATGGCTCAGGAGAATCCCATCCAGGAATCATTTACACCCATGGAGACAGGAATGATCAGTGTGAGAATAGCCCTGAGGCTGGGTCTCCTACACAGAGCTGTGTCTACAACCTCCCCAAGAGGAACCTCAGCCTCTCTGATGCTGGGACTTATTACTGTGCTGTGGCCTCATGTGGGCAGATACTGTTTGGGAAAGGGACCAAGCTGGACATTGAGG GCCATAGAGCAGACCCTCTTCTCTTGGTGTACTGCCTGGGTGTAGCATTGGCTCTTTTGTTCATCCTGATCATTGTCCTTGCTTGCATCATGTACAAGATGTACAAGAGAAAGTGCAGAGGTAAATTATTAAAA ACAAGAGGTCCTACAGTTTCCCAGTCAGACGCAGGG GCCCAAGATGGAGACAGTCTCCATTATGTGGCTCTGAATCTGAGCAACAACAAGAACAGGTCTAGAAGACAGAGAAACACCATGGAGGAAGAGACGGTGTACTCTGGGATCAGACAGTAG